Within Aliivibrio fischeri, the genomic segment TTTTGCTGAAATGGATTTGAAGAGGTTAGCAGATAATCTTAATCCTGCAGAGTTGCCGATGATAGCAGAAAGGGTATTTTCGCGTATGAGCTCTGGTCATGCGATTGTATTATTAACAGTAACAAAGCTTATTGAAAAAGTAGAAGAAAAGACGTTGGTGATAATGGATGAACCAGAGAGTCATTTGCACCCTCCTCTGTTATCGGCGTTTACTCGCTCATTATCAAATTTATTGATTAATAGAAATGGTGTCGCAATAATTGCCACACATTCCCCAGTTATTTTGCAAGAAGTACCTAAAAATTGTGTATGGAAAATCTATAGAACAAGATTATCTGCTACGTCAGAGCGCCCCCAAATGAGACATTTGGTGAAAATGTTGGTGTGTTAACAAGGGAGGTGTTTGGGCTTGAAGTTTCTAAGTCAGGATTTCATGATTTATTATCAAGTTCGGTTAATGAGGGAAAAGACTATGATTTGATTTTATCTGAATATAACCATCAACTTGGCTTTGAAGGAAAAGCTGTATTAAGAGCTTTAATTGCCAATAGAGACGCTCAAAGAGGGAGTCTTGAATGAGAGTAGTTGAAAAACCAATACATGCCGTTAGAGATGTATATCAATTATGCGTCAACAGTATCTCAGATAATAATACACGAGTGCGTCTTAATGATATATCAAATATCATTGAGGATTGTGCACTAGAATATGAGCAAAAAGCCCGTGTATCAAATTTATATCTAGTGCCACCAAATTACTCGGATAACAATAGTATAATAGTTGGTGAAGTTACAAAAAAAGAATTAAAAAGTATCTATAGTCAGCATATGGTCGCTGCAACTAAACCTGCCCGAAGAATATATGATGAGCTAATGAATTTGGCACCAAATGGAAGGTGTCCATTTTGTGGTTTAGGTCATGTTTCAACATTAGATCATTATTTGCCTAAGTCAAAATATCCGTTTTATTCAGTATTACCTATAAATTTAGTTCCATCTTGTAAGGACTGTAATACAGGAAAGGGAGCAGCATTGGCAACTTGTGCAGGCGAGCAACCATTGCACCCATATTATGATCATCAACATTATATTACAGAACAGTGGATATTTGCCGAAGTAATAGAAACGATACCATTGTCAGTAAGATTCTTTGTGCGCCCGCCAGAAGAATGGGATCCAATTTTTAAATCAAGAGTACAGTGTCATTTTACAGATTACAATCTATCAAGTCGCTTTGCTGTTGAAGTCGCTGATGAATTAAGCTCGTTAAAATATTTATTGACTGAATATATTTCAGCAGCTGGTGTTGATGCCGTTAAAAATTATTTAATAGGGAAAGCATCAGCAGAAGCTAATAATCATATAAACTCATGGCTAACAGCACTGTATCAAGCTTTGGCAGAAAGTAATTGGTATTGCCAAGGAGGGTATGCTTTCGAATAAATATAACAAATGTATCAACACGATTTACTACACTCGGCAATCTCAGTTTGCCGAGTGTTCTTCATTTTATATTAACCTTTAAATGTATTAATTATTTTTGTATACATTTCTTCTTCCATCTCAATTCCCACAAACTTTCTATTGAGTGCTAAGCACGCTTTCCCTGTTGAGCCTGAACCCATAAATGCATCAAGTACCACTGCATTTTCACGACTACTGCTTGTAATAATATGCTCGAGCAAATCTGCAGGTTTTTCACAAGGGTGTTTGCCTGGATAATACTGAACCGATGCAAATGTCCATACGTCGGTATAAGGCACTTCGGCTGTGACATGAAAAGGTCTTCTGAGATTTTCATATTCCGCTTTTAGTTCATCGTATTCCTTGATCAGTTTTCCGTATTCACTGTGTAATGCTTGGTACTCAGTCGTAAGGTCAGAGTGTGATTTGGGGAGTTGGCCACTTTTTGATACGAACAAGGTTTGCAGTTGTTGGTATTGTTTCTCTGTGGGCAGTTTCCATTGACTCGATGAAAACCAGTGCGAGCACATTTGTGTGCTAGTGGCCTCATTGATTTCTTTTGCTGAGATATTAAGTGCGTTCTTCGCTTTTTTGAAATAATCCATCAATGGCTTAAAGGTGGTTTTCTTTAGTTCGTTGCATTTAGTGGCGTACTGGCTACATCCTTTCGCGTATCCTTCAGAGTCATAATGCCCTGCAAAGATAATACGCTCTGTCGCAGGAAAGAACGCCCGTAAGTGCGGCTTGTGCGCACGTTTCCACACCCCTGAAGGCTTTGCCCAAACAATGTGATTAAATACGTTAAATCGCGCACGAATAAGCAACTCAGTATCTGCCGCTAGCTTTGAGCCACAAAATAGATATAAGCTGCCAGAGGGCTTTAGTACTCGCCAAAATTCAACAAGCATTTCATCAAGCCATGCCAGGAAGGTTTCTACATCTGGCCATATTATCCCAGGCATTATTTAAGCAGTGTTATAAAGAATTCTATCAAGTTTTAAAGAGTATTGATTTTGAACACCCTAAAGTGCAGGCAGTGCATGTATTGAGACATACGTTTGTAAGTCACTTTAATATGAATGCAAGGAATATTTTGACTTTAAAGAAAATTTTGGGCTACGGATAGTATTGCAAACAATGGCATATGTTCATTTAGCGCCAGATTGTTTAGCTAAGCAGTGGAATATATCTCATTGTCTACATTATGACCGAATAGAGGCAGCAGGTATGTAATAGTAGATTACGTTTTCGGTTGATAATTGATTGGTTAAGATGTAACAATTTGATTTGTAAGGTAATAAAATAGGCTGAAATTCAGCCTTTTTTATTGATGACATTATACCAAAATAAGTCGCAGTTATTTAACCG encodes:
- a CDS encoding site-specific DNA-methyltransferase, translated to MLVEFWRVLKPSGSLYLFCGSKLAADTELLIRARFNVFNHIVWAKPSGVWKRAHKPHLRAFFPATERIIFAGHYDSEGYAKGCSQYATKCNELKKTTFKPLMDYFKKAKNALNISAKEINEATSTQMCSHWFSSSQWKLPTEKQYQQLQTLFVSKSGQLPKSHSDLTTEYQALHSEYGKLIKEYDELKAEYENLRRPFHVTAEVPYTDVWTFASVQYYPGKHPCEKPADLLEHIITSSSRENAVVLDAFMGSGSTGKACLALNRKFVGIEMEEEMYTKIINTFKG